In Dryobates pubescens isolate bDryPub1 chromosome 28, bDryPub1.pri, whole genome shotgun sequence, a single window of DNA contains:
- the LOC128898629 gene encoding olfactory receptor 14A16-like has product MSNSSSITHFLLLPFTGTRQLQLLHFWLFLAIYLAALLGNGLIITTIAWEHHLHTPMYFFLMNLALLDLGAISTTVPTSMANALWDMRDMSYAGCAAQVFLFVFFLGAECALLTIMSYNRYVAICRPLHYETFLGSRVCVHLAAAAWASGALNALLHTANTFSLPFCQGNALDQFFCEIPQILKLSCSTSYLREAWLLVLSVCLVFVCFVFMVVSYVQIFRAVLRIPSQQGRHKAFATCLPHLAVVSLFLSTSFFAYLKPSSISSPPLDLVVAVLYSVVPPAVNPFIYSLRNQELKAALSKLITG; this is encoded by the coding sequence atgtccaacagcagctccatcacccacttcctcctcctgccattcacaggcacaaggcagctgcagctcctgcacttctggctcttcctggccatctacctggctgccctgttgggcaatggcctcatcatcaccaccatagcctgggaacaccacctccacacccccatgtacttcttcctcatgAACCTCGCCCTCCTagacctgggtgccatctccaccactgtccccACATCCATGGCTAATGCGCTCTGGGACATGAGGGACAtgtcctatgcaggatgtgctgctcaggtctTTCTGTTTGTCTTCTTCCTTGGAGCAGAGTGTGCCCTGCTCACAATCATGTCCTACAATCGctacgttgccatctgcagacccctgcactatgagaccttcctgggcagcagagtttgtgtccacctggcagcagctgcctgggcctctGGGGCTctcaatgctctgctgcacacagccaatacattttccctgcccttctgccagggcaatgctctggaccagttcttctgtgaaatcccccagatcctcaagctctcctgctccacatcctacctcagggaagcGTGGCTTCTTGTGCTCAGTGTCTGTTTagtctttgtctgttttgtgttcatggtggtgtcctatgtgcagatcttcagggcagtgctgaggatcccctctcagcagggacgccacaaagcctttgccacgtgcctgcctcacctggctgtggtctccctgtttctcagcaCTTCCTTCTTTGCCTATTTGAAGCCctcttccatctcctccccacccctggatCTTGTGGTggcagttctgtactcagtggtgcctccagcagtgaaccctttcatctacagcctgaggaaccaggagctcaaggctgctctgagcaagctgatcacTGGATAG